From the Chanodichthys erythropterus isolate Z2021 chromosome 9, ASM2448905v1, whole genome shotgun sequence genome, the window GAATATAAAAGGAGAAATACTTTGCTGGTCGCTGTTTTCCATGCAATTACAGTGAATTGGGACTGaagctttcaagcttcaaaaagaacacaaaagcaCTATAAATGTATCACAAAAGTAGTCTGACTTAttcactatattccaagtcttctgaagtcatatgatATTTTGTGTGATGAAAGGACCTAGATTTACATCATCATTCACTAATTATCTTTTCTCCAGTGAGCTGTTAACCTCtgcgaccggctcattgagtcAGTTATTTGAGTTTGAGAACCACATTGGTCCAAtttgtgaacaaatcatttgaatcGCAAATTATTCACACCATTCATTTTGGAACTGGATTAACCGATTCATTTgactcaaaagaatgattcGCTGATGGATCATGAGATCACTACTTCTCTCATTAACACTTTAGTCAGGATTTTCAGTGAGGACTTTAAGTTTCAGTTTGTTTCCCACACAAAGCTATATGAACAAGAAGTCACTGTTATGGTGTTTTGCAATTTTTTATGGCTCCAGTCCTCATTTTATATATTCAACTGCATGGGTGAACTTTCTACCCAACTGAAGTACTTTAAGATTTTAGTACAGCACGATAAAGCAGAATTGATCAGTAGCAATGGATTTTTGTTTGTATCATTTTTTCATTTAGAGAACAAAACAATCACAAGGACATGCATGCATCACTCAGTTCATCTTTAGCTTACCTTACTTGACACAGTAATCTTTTTATCAGATCATTTTATGTATAGTTATATGTTGATTTCATACTGTGAAAAATGAACATAGAGAACAGTATTCTTTTAAAGCAACAGTCTAGTTTCTCTACCATAGAGACTGTTCATGGAGCCAGTGTGTAATTATGGTTATAGAAGAAACCTTAAGgggaatttatttaaataaagttaCTCTTGCCTATTGAGCTTTTTCGGTTGCTTCAAGGTAAGGGTAtatatttgcttttatttttaattaaagtacATGAACTAATCAAGGAAAATCAATTGACATTGGCATATTTTAAGAATGCCAAATACAGTTCTAGAAAAACAATTTGCATAGTAATCACATTAATGTAACATGAAGAGAAGGTAAATAATATTCTGACTTGAAGCAACACATGTAAGTTCATAATTTCCTCCTACGTACCAAATTTAATTCAGTAAACATTAACTATGTAATTTTATAACCTACTTTATGCAAACTGTGTAGCGGGACTAATTAAGTATTTACTAATCCTTGTAAGCAAGTTATCATCAGTTTTCGACTAAATGCAAAATGCCAGACTAGGATCAGAACTGACCGAATCATGGCTTATCCCTTCTTTCTCTTTGTGTTTAATGCAGGATCCCTGGTGAGATCCCGTTGGCTGATGATCCCCCTGCTTGTGCAGGCCTGGCTATTGGCTTCCCAAGGCAGAGTCCGAGAGAAACCATGTCCCCGAAGCTGCCGCTGCGATGGCAAAATAGTGTATTGTGAGTCAAATGCCTTCCGTGATGTGCCAAAGAATGTTTCCGTAGGATGCCAGGGCCTCTCTCTACGGTACAACAGCTTGGTGAACCTCAGGGCTGGTCAGTTTGCCAGCCTTAGTCAGTTGGTCTGGCTGTACCTAGACCACAACTACATCAATGCAGTGGACAAACAAGCTTTTCAGGGTGTTCGAAGACTAAAGGAGTTGATTCTCAGCTCCAACAAGATCACACATTTGGAAAACAGCACGTTCCACTCGATCCCCAATTTACGCAATCTGGACCTCTCCTACAACAAACTTCAAGTCCTGCAGCCGAATCAGTTCCAAGGCTTGCGCAAACTTTTGAGTCTCCACGTCAGATCGAATTCCCTAAAGACAGTTCCCATGCGAGTGTTTCAGGATTGTCGAAACCTAGAGTTCCTTGATTTGGGCTACAATCGACTGCGAAGTCTTACACGTAACGCATTTGCGGGACTTCTCAAACTGACCGAATTACACTTGGAGCACAACCAATTCTCAAAGATCAATTTTTCTCATTTCCCAAGGCTGAACAACCTCCGTGCTTTGTATCTGCAGTGGAATCGTATAAAGTCAATAACCCAGGGAATTACATGGACATGGACCTCTTTGCAAAAGCTGGATCTCTCTGGGAATGACCTGCAAGTGTTGGATTCAAGCATCTTCCAGTGTCTCCCTAACTTGCAGACTCTTAATCTGGATTCCAATAAGCTAAGCAATGTGTCTCAAGAGGCCATATCAGCTTGGATCTCTCTTACTACCATCAGTCTTGCGGGAAACATTTGGGAATGCAGCCCCAGCTTATGCCCCCTTGTAGCCTGGCTAAGGAACTTCAAGGGGAACAAGGAAACCACAATGATTTGTGCTGGACCAAAGGAAGTTCAAGGTGAGAAAGTCATAGAGGCGGTTGACACACATGGTATCTGTAAGACAACCCCCACCACTTACCTACCGATCTCCTCTACTGTAAGCTCCCCATCCAAACCTGGACGCTTCCCCCTGCCCACCATGTTCAGGGTGAATGAGAAAATAACTCGCAACAACCCTGTTGCACCTTCCCCGACTACTGCCTCCCCACCGATCCCTGAGCAGGACTTTGAGCATGTTTCGTTCCACAAGATAATAGCCGGCAGCGTTGCCCTCTTCTTATCCGTGGCCATGATCTTGCTAGTGATCTACGTCTCCTGGAAGCGTTATCCCAGCAGCATGAAGCAACTGCAGCAGCATTCCATGGTGAGAAAACGCCGGAAAAAGGCACGGGAGACAGAGCGAACCCTCAGCTCCCCACTTCAGGAATATTATGTGGACTACAAACCCACAAACTCTGAGACCATGGACGTACTGGTCAATGGGACAGGACCCTGTACCTACACCATCTCCGGCTCCCGAGAATGTGAGGTATGATCCGTCGCCCTCCTAAAACCCATTACCACTGCGGGGAACAAGAGGTAAATGTCCAGTCGATgtgaggcaaaaaaaaaatgtgttgtcTCCCCCCTTTTCTGCTGCTAGCTGTTCCCCTCTAATGGGTAGGAAACATGGGTCAGTGCATGGCAACTTGAGTCATATGTTTTCAGGCTTGTAATCAAAGTTTTGTTTACTTCTTTTACCTCAGGTATAGTAAGCTCTAACATCCTCGAGCCAAAAACACCTTGTTATATATCAAACAGCAGCACTGGTTTGGGGAATTTTTACTCTCTACTGgcttaaagaaaaatatggaaTGCTGCTTTTTTGAAATACACCACTGATTGGCTACAGAAAAATGATGTAGTTACAAATACTGGATCAAGTCTCTGTGCATTGTTCCTTTCCTATCCTCTGtgtgtttttacattattatcAACATGCAACACCCCAGGCAAATGGCTGCTGAGTCAAATGAATTGTGGTGGCCTGCTTGTTTAAAGGAAAGAGAGCGAAAAAAGACATTGATGAAATGTGAGAGCTAATATATTGGTCTGGTTCCTAGATAAATATTTGCCTCATTTTGGATTCAAGGTAGCAGTGACCAGATTAATGAAGTGTTCGAGAGATTTTCCTTAATCATGCACTTTGTCAGACAAATCACCATTTCAGGACGTAATTAAAGGTACACATCGCTGATCCTTGTACGTAATCCACCACATGGCTACTAGTGGCTGCTGAACATGTGTCTCGCAATTGCATCCCACAATTTGTGCAGTGTCATAGGTTCTCCCCATGTACAGACATGGAGGAGCTTGAGAAAATAAGTGTAAAGCCTTTTGCTGTGAAATAGCTCAGGGGAGTCAAAGTACACATACGATACATATTACATTTCTATTCTAGCCATAATACAGCAAAAGCAAAGGCAATCTTCATGGTAGAAATAAATTCACTGTCTACAGGTCTAATTATGCATGGCTTTCATCAAAGGTCATCTTGAGTGTCGTCTCCATCACATTGCCAGAAATGTTAGAACAAGGGTGAGATCCGTTGGGTGTCGAATTTATGGAACGGACATCATTTCATCTTGGATTGTTGATTCAGTGGATTGTAGGTAAATTCACATGGCAGTTAAATTCCCATTGTAAGTAATGAGCAAGCCCAAGGGATGCATTTCAACAGCTCTAAAATATGATAAAGCTGGTTTCCTTTCAGTTTTGCACAGGAAGTAATAACAAGGACTATGTCCTGTGAAACAAAGGTCAGATGAGATAATTGTCGACGTGATTTAATGAAATTCACAAATGGATGGAATTTACAAGTGTTTGACTAAGAGGATTAGTGATTTGTTTGGAAGTGCTATGGTGATTGTCTTTGCTTTTGCACCAGTAAAAggtaatatttcattttagtgGTTTATTCTGAAGGTGCCGTGCTTTTCCACTTGTGTATTGTTGCTGTGTTGATCCATTTGCTTTATGGTCTTTTTGTTGTTAGCGTCCATCATGTCCTTTGCCCCCTTTGTTGCTCCTGTTAATGTGTTGGTCTGCCTTTTGACAATTGTGAAGATGTTTTTTTGTCCATAAATGAAAACTGTAGAACTTAAGTAACACTTACCACTAATGAGTAACACAGTGATATTGGGTGATTTTGTGTGCATTACCTTTTGTGAAGCATGTGTTTTCCCTATTGCTATGAACCcaaaagagaaaacataaaatttaaCGTACAGTATTATGTATTCTACATAATGCTAGGCTACCTAtaattacgtttttttttttttttttatcactgaTTTTAATGCACAGCATTGGAAGAGTAAACCAGAATCATAGATGCATAGAGTTTAAGTgctgagacttttttttttttgtggagcGTAGCATGCTAAACATAGCAGAAAACTTAGCAACGCActtttaatctatttttatcTTATATACAGTAGGCTTTTATGAAGCTCCAAAGTGAATTACTCACCCATTGTTTGAAATAAGTTGTCCTATATTCAGTGATAGATGCACAAACATTTCTGACTGAATGCTGATGACTTTAGTACTTAGCTACAGTTTGAGGTACATTAATATTGGGATGCAAATTTGTACCTCCTTAATCTGGAATATTTGGTTGTCCTTGTTCTCTGTGAATATATCTTCAACTACAAGGTTTTATAGTCTGTCTaactctccatctctctctttaATCGTGCACTTGCTCTCCTTCTTGAGTTAGATGAGTCCCTGGCAGCTTTTTGTTGACAAGGCAGAACCACAGGAAGTCCAGGCAGTTGGCCATTACTGAAGCCCCTTGTTGTGAGCAGTCAGCCTGCCCATATTTACAGCAAGAAGGACGGTGATTCTATCTCAGAAAATTGGAAGTGTCAAAGAGCGAGATCAGAGACATAAAACTACGGCTGTCAGAAAGCAATTTTTATCGAACGGTGATAACCTGTGACCTCCTGTGACCGTGGTCAGTGGCATTACTCACACGCACAGatacacagaagagaagaggtGTAGAATAAGACTGAGTTTGCACATTGCGCTGACAATATTGTGTGATTGATGACTGGAGTCTCTTCTAAACTCACAGGTATATCTGTTTGAATGGACAGAGAATAACAGATGAAGGATGAAGGCTCTTATTCCATTTTGAAACGAATGCTTTGCACAGTCAATATTTGGAAATATGATTTATgtcttttgtaaatgtattgttttatatttcagTTGTAGTTTAGCACAAATGAGGAGCTTGATAGCCCCTGGTCACTATATGCAGAAAAAGCAACCTACATTCTGCCTGAAATCTTTTATGTTCCAAGGAAGAAAGccaaaaaaagtcatacagaattGATACGACATGAGAGTGTGTAaaagagtgatttttttttttttttttcgggaGCAATTTCTTTGCAGAAATGCTGTGAATCCCTTTGACATTTCTGGTAATGATGTAAGTTTCATATGCGACTAACTAGTAACTTCAAGTCCACTATGATAATTTTTCAGATCAAAAAATGTGATGATGAAAAAAGGAATAGTTTGATTTTACAACTTCCTATCTGTCATTGCAGATGTATTAATGAGCAATTTGTTGTATGTAATGCCGCTGTGAATTCCCTGCCTAATCATTGTGACCATGTTTTGGCGTTTCTCCAGAAGCAGAGATACTGTAAAAAGCCAGTGGGCTTTGGCAGCATTGTTTCAGCGTATTAAAATGAACAACAGCTTCCCTGAAACTACAAATGTCCTCTTTAGCAGAACAGGGCCCTCCCAGAGCTCTCTGTTGGGTCAGCTCCTTTTGCTCCAAATGGCGAAGCCTTCGTCCTTGAGTTCTGGACGGCTTCCCGGTGTTTTCTGGCCCATGCAGCGGTGCTTCACCTTTTTCCACAGCAACTGTCCCGGGTAACCCAACCTTACTCCATGGGCTGCGTTTcttgttttacacaaacacagcGCTGGGACTTAGAGAtttgtgggtgtgtttgtgtggttgTGCATATCTTTTTCAAGGACTTTTGCTATGAATATTTAGTCTGAATGTGACTCTAGAGTGATAATATCTCTGTTCCAAGAACAACCTGAGCTTTTTACTTTTAGGCCAACATAGGCATATTCCTGACAAGAAGGATAGTCTATATCAGGGGTCTCCATCCAAACTcgattcctggagggccactgtcctgcagagttaaCTCCAACCCCAGTTAAACacaccagctaatcaaggtctaattATGCATATTAGGAACTActaggcaggtgtgttgaggcaagttggagctaaactctgcaggacagtggctctccaggactgagtttggagACCCTTAGTCTAGATTATCTATTGTTTAAATGgttcttattattttcaatgctgcttaatatttttgtgaaaacagcaatactttttttttcaggattcgctgatgaatagaaagtttaaaagaacagcatttatttgagataTAAATCTATCAATCATTGATAATACTAcacaaaaaatgctgggttgaaaatggacaaacccaacgattgggttgttttaacccagcagttgggtcaAACCAGCTTGGTAGTTTTAtgtaactcaactattgtttagaaattactgtattgtttgcttaaaatgaacccaaaatatgttggaaattaacatttattaatttgtttaataaattaacatttaggtttaatgaataataattaaacaaacatttgcttattaataaatgttcaccttttgattattattgttgcctgtagtaattatgtgtctgatttgtaACTTCTAACCTATTTTGAGTTAATTTTAAGCTAGACATATAggaatttttaaacaataaataactgctgggttaaaacaacccaaacccattttttaacattctcagcttgggttgtttttttttttttagtgtgtagGAACCGTTATTAATATTTGAGTAATGTCAtctaaaaatcttttttatttgtgtgtgctaCGCTTGGAGTATTACTTTGTTAGATTAGCGACATGCTAATTCCAAACTCTATTGAAATGAATAGTTAGATGTGTGACCTGTGCATTTCATGTCTTTAATTTCACTGTAGTACAATGTTTCAAATTAGACATTTATTAGGTTCCAGTTAAGTTAGACATCTGCCTGAGTAGGCAGCAGACAGCAGGACAACTCACGAGGTTTTGGAGCAGAGCTGGtgtgtatttataataaaagtGATATTCTCAGGGAAGAGATGGCATATGAATGCATAAAGAGTATGTTCGCTCATTTGGCATCTGGGATGCTGTGCTAAATGAACATATGTCTGCTACAAACAGTCCTTTATGAACAAGAAGTGAGTGATAATGCTGCAGTAGAAAAGTTAGAAGGAAGCATCTGAACAGATGTCTTAAATTTCACAAACTTTAAATGTACAAATCTAGGCCGcaaggtaacaaaatataacCTGGAGGCAATGCAGCTTTAGTTGTTATAGTGTCTTGTTTAATGGAACTTGCCAGTGAAGGATGCTAAAGGCTTTCCTGTGGATTGGAAAAACAAATTGCCATGGCATAATTTAGGACTTAGCCACTGACCTTGATTGTAGAAGTAATGCAGGGTACAAGCAGCCATAATGTGTCCTCAGGCTGAATGTGTCTTCATTGATGTTACTGCTAGTCAAGTTGTTGTAATCTAGGGCGGGACTTTGACTGGATTGTGGTTGTGATATTATGTTCATGTTATTCTCTTCCCGTGTGGCCTTGGTTACATCAAGGCATCAAATACAACTGGAGGGAGCTTTCCCATTCGTCTCAATAGCAGTTGTTTAGCTGGCACTACAGTCCtggacatattttattttattttattttattttatttttagaatagCATGTACCAATGAATTGTGTATGATAAGACCaggaacatttattattaaagtaaAGTTTGGCCTTTAACAACTCTTGACTATAGAGCAGCTTTAGTGTTTCACTTACTTTTCTACTTTTCTCTTTCTATAGTTTCATAAAGTAAGGAAACAGAGCATTTTATAGCCCTGACCTGACAGGTCAGATAAAATAAAAGTCACTGATGAGTGTTTAAAGCCTAAGCCATAGTGGTGGCTCTCAGGCAAAGTCAGACCTCTAGTGAATTAATGAATTGATAATGAAATCCAATTATACAGTTCCATTCAGCCAAGATTTCGAGACAAAAGGTATCATTCAGAGGGTTGTCGTAAGTCTTGACCCTAGATGGCTGGAACGCTGCTGATACTGTCAGAAAGATGGTTTAACCAGGATGAAAGCACTTAATATTGATTCTAGGTGAATCCATGAGAGATTTCATCATTTATTTGATTCTGGTAGATAGGTTATACTTCAGCAAACTCTGCAGATGTGCCTAATGAAATGAAGCCCTTCTGTTCTCTCCTagtttgttttccttttttattatataagtGATTTAAACATAATTATCTCCTCTGAATCTCATAATCCGAAAATGATTTAGATACAATCTAGAAAATACAGTGTTATTTCAACACTTTTGTCACTCTTAAAATTGGCAAGATTTCATTAAATTAGACAAAAAACTGACAAAGATGTTGCAGGATCATTTCTCTTCACTTTTCTTCAACGTTTTGCTTTTTGGTGATTTTTAGTAGCATGAAATCAgcttttttatcaattttactttCACCTCGAGAATattcagtgtaaaaaaaaaaaaaaaaaaaaaggttatgattttgatgaaatcatattttgatgaaaacaaaaacttttttttttccattgaaaGAACTAGCACTGATGAACTGTTCACAATAAGACAAGAAATGAGAATTAAGAACATAATTGGAGaccattttgttttcatgttgactttCATCACAATAATGGTATGTTAATGAGTACATGGTTGTGATGTCGCAAATAAGATGGTTTCTGAATTGTTTTTGCAGTACATTTTCAGTAAATGCCCTGGGTGGACTAAAGGAGGGAGCTCTGCatgtaaataattaattcaGTACACATCTACATAGTAGATTGAACTAgtttatttcaaaatagcaAGGGAATCCTCGTTTCCCATTATTTGACCCCCTTTAAAGACCTTTGTTAACGCACAAGGGACAGGAAAAGAAAGTAAATACATCCC encodes:
- the LOC137026219 gene encoding leucine-rich repeat transmembrane neuronal protein 4: MIPLLVQAWLLASQGRVREKPCPRSCRCDGKIVYCESNAFRDVPKNVSVGCQGLSLRYNSLVNLRAGQFASLSQLVWLYLDHNYINAVDKQAFQGVRRLKELILSSNKITHLENSTFHSIPNLRNLDLSYNKLQVLQPNQFQGLRKLLSLHVRSNSLKTVPMRVFQDCRNLEFLDLGYNRLRSLTRNAFAGLLKLTELHLEHNQFSKINFSHFPRLNNLRALYLQWNRIKSITQGITWTWTSLQKLDLSGNDLQVLDSSIFQCLPNLQTLNLDSNKLSNVSQEAISAWISLTTISLAGNIWECSPSLCPLVAWLRNFKGNKETTMICAGPKEVQGEKVIEAVDTHGICKTTPTTYLPISSTVSSPSKPGRFPLPTMFRVNEKITRNNPVAPSPTTASPPIPEQDFEHVSFHKIIAGSVALFLSVAMILLVIYVSWKRYPSSMKQLQQHSMVRKRRKKARETERTLSSPLQEYYVDYKPTNSETMDVLVNGTGPCTYTISGSRECEV